From a single Eleginops maclovinus isolate JMC-PN-2008 ecotype Puerto Natales chromosome 18, JC_Emac_rtc_rv5, whole genome shotgun sequence genomic region:
- the LOC134880384 gene encoding multidrug and toxin extrusion protein 1-like, translated as MSDCADMEGSSDKLFCCRWLRNKVLLAHREELYHILRMIMPLLLSRILNYLLPFVVTMFCGRLGNEVMAGYGLASATINVTTAATGCGLGLACDTLVSQTFGGKNLRRVGVIMQRGIIILLLFCLPCWGLLINAQAILLCMGQSPEVTRVAQLYITAFLPAVPAMFLHQLQVSYLQNQGIILPQMYTAALANIANLVTNYIFLYWLDLGVSGSAAANALSQIYICAFLFAYIWWKKLHVKTWGGWSVESLHEWGSYMKLAIPSTLMICFEWWVYEFGGFFAGMVGEDELAAQHVVIMVAFITYMFPLSIQAAVCARVGNALGAGDTARAILTSKISFALSGSIAVVEGIVLGSTKTVIGYIFTSDEKIIGLVSHVMNVYCFLQFFDGLVCVCTGIFLGTGRQKIPAVANFIGYYFIGLSLSVTLMFVAKLGILGFWLGLLICVVIQSTFYITVIFKFNWNQMTEEAVKRAQKKAHMALSDLSDNGTSNGNSVDYMPVSSGCQDGNTETESGHVVRQLKGGRLSTTQLILRRGLVMFAAVSLLAAGASVHFLVPLPETLHSEDNFTLDSINTTYSTDQMFSTELVPIVGR; from the exons ATGTCCGACTGTGCAGACATGGAGGGGTCCAGTGACAAGCTTTTCTGCTGCAGGTGGTTGCGTAACAAGGTTCTTCTGGCCCACAGAGAGGAACTGTACCACATCCTGAGGATGATAATGCCTCTG CTGCTCTCTCGAATCCTCAATTACCTCTTGCCATTTGTGGTGACAATGTTCTGTGGGCGTCTGGGAAATGAAGTGATGGCTGGCTATGGATTAGCTTCTGCT acCATTAATGTCACAACTGCAGCAACAGGATGTGGGCTGGGGCTGGCGTGTGATACTTTGGTGTCTCAG ACATTTGGTGGTAAGAACCTGCGACGGGTGGGAGTAATCATGCAGCGGGGCATCATCATCTTGCTGCTGTTCTGTCTGCCCTGTTGGGGTTTGCTCATTAATGCGCAGGCCATCCTATTATGCATGGGCCAAAGCCCTGAGGTGACCAG AGTAGCCCAGCTGTATATTACAGCCTTTCTTCCTGCCGTACCA GCAATGTTTCTCCATCAGCTTCAGGTGTCTTATTTGCAGAACCAG GGTATAATACTGCCACAAATGTACACTGCTGCTTTGGCAAACATAGCAAACTTGGTGACAAACTACATCTTCCTTTACTGGCTGGATCTGGGTGTTAG CGGATCTGCAGCGGCCAATGCTCTGTCTCAGATTTACATCTGTGCTTTTCTGTTTGCTTACATTTGGTGGAAGAAGCTCCATGTAAAAACATGGGGAG gcTGGTCTGTAGAATCGCTGCACGAGTGGGGCTCCTACATGAAACTGGCCATTCCCAGTACATTGATGATATGTTTCGAGTGGTGGGTTTATGAGTTTGGTGGATTTTTTGCAG GAATGGTGGGTGAAGACGAGCTGGCAGCCCAGCATGTTGTGATTATGGTGGCTTTCATAACTTACATG TTCCCTCTAAGTATTCAAGCTGCAGTGTGCGCACGAGTGGGAAATGCTCTCGGTGCAGGAGATACTGCTAGGGCCATCCTCACCAGCAAGATCTCTTTTGCTCTTTCAG GTAGCATTGCAGTTGTGGAAGGTATTGTGCTCGGCTCTACTAAAACAGTGATTGGCTACATCTTTACCTCTGATGA GAAGATCATAGGTCTGGTCTCACATGTGATGAATGTTTACTGTTTCCTTCAATTCTTTGATGGTCTTGTG tgtgtgtgcacaggcaTCTTCTTGGGTACGGGAAGACAGAAGATACCAGCTGTGGCCAACTTTATTGGATACTACTTTATAGGACTTTCACTGAGCGTTACTTTAATGTTTGTTGCAAAATTAGGAATTTTAG gTTTTTGGCTAGGACTGCTAATTTGTGTTGTCATACAATCCACATTCTACATTACTGTCATCTTTAAGTTCAACTGGAACCAAATGACAGAGGAG GCTGTAAAACGAGCTCAGAAAAAGGCTCACATGGCATTATCAGACCTGTCAGACAACGGGACGAGTAATGGAAAT TCAGTGGACTACATGCCTGTGAGCTCCGGTTGCCAAGAtgggaacacagagacagagagtggaCATGTGGTCCGGCAGCTGAAGGGTGGCCGTCTCTCCACCACACAGTTGATCCTCAGGCGAGGCCTCGTTATGTTTGCAGCAGTTTCCCTTCTGGCTGCGGGAGCAAGCGTGCACTTCCTGGTGCCCTTGCCAGAGACGCTGCATTCAGAGGACAACTTTACTTTGGACTCGATCAATACGACATATTCCACTGATCAAATGTTCTCCACTGAACTAGTCCCAATAGTTGGTAGATga